In one Pygocentrus nattereri isolate fPygNat1 chromosome 21, fPygNat1.pri, whole genome shotgun sequence genomic region, the following are encoded:
- the klhdc7a gene encoding kelch domain-containing protein 7A: MPIADLLGVRFDMQLLGKLTLSVAAVLLISWAYRFYSSRAQGQTQTDSRIPLPRGTRTGPETCSNCKTVLRPQNKTAKEETNGESQSRQSSVDSEQNIFKSEKSNALLKREPGFDTAEQSTTAGQSNAEDFYQNKEKTKGETKDCKSGLTLLLPDEADKTVGSPTGRRSPCLLRKLDGGVEVGRELRQDLGHLGSFSSFKSKAEIKVENADLVREGPGDQTTGVRGRIYDYYVETSSHSVSDLSPPHSLSPTFGPYETGTLFDAQPSDLSSIVDKPRTPSPLPSSLIIRDLEVSHESDVEPISPIKSESVKRLRHGLIRKDSYLAAAVDSEVQIPIPPPLSSTPCGHSAALSSEVSQSSSGTNKETQDLRRDATEEPQVETVAGAKFLNFPQENMGSTELESLTGKLDLGNCLETLMLAKKHRHSALQEAALRVMSDNYFQVLRDPALFGRLKAGERDQVQRQRMRGRRCLMVADMESPEWSRLSSQSTVSEANKVSSGLYYYDDYKDIWHLQCQIPQEVLSRGCAMCTMDNYLFVAVGFQGTDRVAVPSRKVFCYNPMTSIWSEICPMNEARPHCKLVTLQDHVYAIGGECLSTVERYDPRTNRWSFVAPLPNDTFAVAHRATACNGELFVSGGTLRYTLLRYNPKTDIWRQSLIVGSKERTTEMVAVRNFLYRFDVSPSMGISVYRYHAVARLWYECCSKRMPHCPAFQCVAMDDIIYCVSRQFTMRFLADEISPGFVAEDLKVLSAAKGILFPFVLALPDKSTIQTSV; the protein is encoded by the coding sequence ATGCCAATAGCAGATCTGCTGGGAGTACGCTTTGACATGCAGCTCCTGGGCAAGCTGACTCTGTCTGTGGCTGCCGTTCTGCTCATCTCTTGGGCTTACAGATTCTACAGCTCCAGGGCTCAAGGCCAAACTCAGACTGACAGCAGAATCCCTCTGCCCAGGGGCACGAGAACAGGCCCTGAAACCTGCAGCAACTGCAAAACGGTGTTACGACCCCAGAACAAAACTGCAAAAGAGGAGACTAATGGAGAGAGCCAGTCTAGACAATCCTCTGTGGATTCTGAGCAAAACATCTTTAAATCGGAGAAAAGTAATGCCTTGCTTAAAAGGGAACCTGGATTTGACACAGCAGAACAGTCTACCACTGCAGGGCAGAGTAACGCGGAGGACTTTTACCAAAATAAGGAGAAGACAAAGGGTGAGACAAAAGACTGCAAGTCAGGATTAACTTTACTGCTGCCTGATGAGGCTGACAAAACCGTGGGAAGTCCAACTGGACGTCGCTCACCATGCCTGCTAAGAAAACTGGATGGTGGCGTAGAAGTTGGCAGAGAGCTCAGACAGGATTTGGGTCACCTGGGTAGCTTCTCCAGTTTCAAGTCAAAGGCAGAGATCAAAGTGGAGAATGCCGACCTGGTCAGGGAGGGGCCAGGTGACCAGACTACTGGAGTACGTGGAAGGATTTATGATTATTATGTTGAGACGTCCTCACATTCAGTTTCTGACTTGAGCCCTCCTCACTCTCTAAGTCCAACTTTTGGTCCATATGAAACCGGTACATTGTTTGATGCGCAGCCATCAGACTTGTCCAGCATTGTGGATAAACCCCGAACACCAAGTCCTCTTCCTTCCTCTTTGATAATTAGAGATTTAGAAGTCTCTCATGAGTCAGATGTGGAGCCCATCTCTCCAATCAAATCAGAATCTGTAAAACGTCTTAGACATGGACTGATTAGGAAGGATAGCTACCTTGCTGCTGCCGTAGACTCCGAAGTCCAGATCCCGATCCCGCCTCCGTTGAGCTCAACACCTTGTGGTCATTCAGCAGCACTTTCCAGTGAGGTGTCACAAAGCTCTTCTGGCACAAATAAAGAAACACAAGACCTCAGAAGGGATGCTACAGAAGAGCCACAAGTAGAAACAGTGGCTGGGGCCAAGTTTCTAAACTTTCCTCAGGAGAACATGGGAAGTACAGAACTGGAGAGCTTAACTGGCAAGCTTGATTTAGGCAACTGTCTGGAGACACTGATGCTAGCCAAGAAACATAGACACAGTGCTCTCCAGGAGGCTGCCCTCCGTGTTATGTCGGACAATTACTTCCAAGTCCTACGAGATCCAGCCTTATTTGGCCGACTGAAAGCAGGTGAGCGGGATCAGGTCCAGAGACAGCGCATGAGAGGCAGAAGATGCCTAATGGTGGCGGACATGGAGTCACCAGAGTGGAGCAGACTTTCATCACAGTCTACGGTTTCTGAGGCCAATAAAGTATCCAGCGGACTATATTACTACGATGACTACAAAGACATCTGGCACCTTCAGTGCCAAATCCCTCAGGAAGTCCTATCTAGGGGCTGTGCCATGTGCACCATGGACAACTACCTGTTTGTGGCTGTAGGCTTTCAAGGGACTGACCGTGTTGCTGTGCCTTCAAGGAAGGTCTTTTGTTACAATCCCATGACATCAATTTGGAGTGAAATCTGTCCAATGAATGAAGCCAGGCCTCACTGCAAGCTTGTTACCCTACAGGACCATGTCTATGCCATTGGAGGGGAGTGTCTGTCAACAGTGGAGCGCTATGACCCCAGGACCAACAGATGGAGCTTTGTCGCACCACTGCCCAATGATACCTTCGCTGTTGCCCATCGGGCCACGGCCTGCAATGGAGAGTTGTTTGTCTCAGGAGGCACGCTGAGGTACACACTTTTACGCTACAACCCCAAGACTGACATATGGAGACAGAGCTTGATAGTGGGCAGCAAAGAAAGGACCACAGAAATGGTAGCAGTGCGGAACTTTCTTTACCGCTTTGATGTGAGCCCTTCCATGGGCATCAGTGTGTACCGCTACCATGCTGTGGCCAGGCTTTGGTACGAGTGCTGCTCCAAGCGAATGCCCCACTGCCCTGCCTTCCAGTGCGTTGCCATGGATGACATTATCTACTGCGTCAGTCGGCAGTTCACCATGAGATTCTTAGCTGACGAGATATCTCCAGGCTTTGTGGCAGAGGATTTAAAGGTCCTCTCAGCAGCCAAGGGCATTTTGTTCCCTTTTGTCCTTGCTCTGCCTGATAAAAGCACCATTCAAACCAGCGTTTGA